The following coding sequences lie in one Arabidopsis thaliana chromosome 3, partial sequence genomic window:
- the SDP6 gene encoding FAD-dependent oxidoreductase family protein (SUGAR-DEPENDENT 6 (SDP6); FUNCTIONS IN: glycerol-3-phosphate dehydrogenase activity; INVOLVED IN: glycerophosphate shuttle, glycerol metabolic process, glycerol catabolic process; LOCATED IN: mitochondrion, mitochondrial inner membrane; EXPRESSED IN: 25 plant structures; EXPRESSED DURING: 15 growth stages; CONTAINS InterPro DOMAIN/s: FAD dependent oxidoreductase (InterPro:IPR006076), FAD-dependent glycerol-3-phosphate dehydrogenase (InterPro:IPR000447); Has 7040 Blast hits to 7029 proteins in 1867 species: Archae - 83; Bacteria - 4925; Metazoa - 247; Fungi - 177; Plants - 55; Viruses - 0; Other Eukaryotes - 1553 (source: NCBI BLink).): MSLASIRRLAAGAAVIAAASGGAVYLSPSVASSDKGGGPILDSLRRRLGDPTASVPSRSAQESALIAATASDPLDVLVIGGGATGSGVALDAVTRGLRVGLVEREDFSSGTSSRSTKLIHGGVRYLEKAVFNLDYGQLKLVFHALEERKQLIENAPHLCHALPCMTPCFDWFEVIYFWMGLKMYDLVAGPRLLHLSRYYSAKESIELFPTLARKGKDKNLRGTVVYYDGQMNDSRLNVGLACTAALAGAAVLNHAEVVSLITDDATKRIIGARIRNNLTGQEFNSYAKVVVNAAGPFCDSIRKMIDEDTKPMICPSSGVHIVLPDYYSPEGMGLIVPKTKDGRVVFMLPWLGRTVAGTTDSNTSITSLPEPHEDEIQFILDAISDYLNIKVRRTDVLSAWSGIRPLAMDPTAKSTESISRDHVVFEENPGLVTITGGKWTTYRSMAEDAVDAAIKSGQLKPTNECVTQKLQLLGSYGWEPSSFTTLAQQYVRMKKTYGGKVVPGAMDTAAAKHLSHAYGSMADRVATIAQEEGLGKRLAHGHPFLEAEVAYCARHEYCESAVDFIARRCRIAFLDTDAAARALQRVVEILASEHKWDKSRQKQELQKAKEFLETFKSSKNAQFNDGKHN, translated from the exons ATGTCTCTCGCTTCCATTCGCCGTTTAGCTGCCGGAGCTGCCGTAATTGCCGCTGCATCCGGTGGCGCTGTCTACCTGTCTCCGTCGGTTGCCTCCAGCGACAAAGGAGGTGGTCCGATTCTAGATTCGTTGAGGCGTAGGCTTGGTGATCCCACCGCTTCTGTACCGTCTCGATCTGCTCAAGAGTCTGCTCTGATTGCAGCCACCGCTTCTGATCCGCTCGATGTTCTCGTCATTGGCGGTGGAGCCACCGGTTCTGGAGTTGCTCTTGACGCTGTTACACGTGGCCTCCGTGTTGGTTTGGTGGAGCGCGAGGATTTCTCCTCTGGGACTTCTTCGCGATCTACAAAGCTGATTCATGGAG GGGTTCGTTACTTGGAGAAAGCTGTTTTCAATCTTGATTATGGACAGCTGAAGCTTGTATTTCACGCTCTTGAGGAGCGTAAACAGCTCATTGAGAATGCGCCACATCTCTGTCATGCTCTGCCCTGTATGACACCTTGTTTTGATTGGTTCGAAGTTATCTACTTCTGGATGGGGTTGAAGATGTATGACTTGGTTGCTGGACCACGGTTATTGCATCTGTCCAGATATTACTCTGCAAAAGAGTCTATTGAGCTCTTCCCCACTCTTGCAAGGAAAGGGAAAGACAAGAATTTGAGGGGTACTGTTGTGTATTATGACGGGCAAATGAACGATTCACGTCTGAATGTGGGTTTGGCATGTACTGCCGCGTTAGCTGGTGCGGCAGTTCTCAACCATGCCGAGGTTGTCTCGCTTATTACTGATGATGCTACTAAGAGAATAATTGGTGCCCGAATTCGTAACAATCTCACAG GCCAAGAATTTAACAGCTATGCAAAAGTAGTTGTTAATGCGGCAGGACCGTTCTGTGATTCCATTAGGAAAATGATTGATGAAGATACAAAACCAATGATTTGTCCAAGCAGCGGTGTACACATCGTGCTGCCTGATTACTATTCTCCTGAAGGCATGGGGTTGATAGTCCCTAAAACTAAGGATGGCCGCGTTGTGTTTATGTTACCGTGGTTGGGAAGAACAGTAGCAGGCACTACAGACTCTAATACTTCAATCACTTCACTTCCAGAACCTCATGAAGATGAGATTCAATTTATACTGGACGCAATCAGCGACTATCTTAACATTAAG GTTCGACGTACTGATGTTCTTTCGGCTTGGAGTGGGATCCGTCCATTGGCCATGGATCCAACAGCCAAGAGCACAGAGAGTATCTCCAGAGACCACGTTGTCTTCGAGGAAAATCCTGGTCTGGTTACAATCACGGGTGGAAAGTGGACAACTTATCGAAG CATGGCGGAAGATGCAGTTGATGCAGCAATCAAATCGGGACAACTTAAGCCAACCAATGAATGTGTAACGCAGAAACTACAGCTTCTGGGTTCTTATGGATGGGAACCATCTTCCTTCACAACTCTTGCACAGCAATACGTGCGCATGAAGAAAACATACGGTGGTAAAGTGGTTCCTGGAGCAATGGACACAGCTGCTGCAAAGCATTTGTCTCATGCCTATGGTTCAATGGCTGACCGAGTTGCCACCATAGCTCAG GAGGAGGGTTTGGGGAAACGGTTGGCGCATGGGCATCCGTTTTTGGAAGCTGAGGTTGCTTACTGTGCAAGGCACGAGTACTGCGAATCAGCGGTTGATTTCATAGCAAGGAGATGTAGAATCGCGTTCTTGGACACTGATGCAGCGGCTCGGGCGTTGCAGCGTGTGGTGGAGATTCTAGCAAGTGAACACAAATGGGACAAGTCGAGGCAGAAGCAAGAGTTGCAAAAGGCTAAAGAGTTTCTTGAAACTTTCAAGTCGTCCAAAAACGCACAGTTTAACGATGGCAAGCACAACTAA
- the PUM4 gene encoding pumilio 4 (pumilio 4 (PUM4); FUNCTIONS IN: RNA binding, binding; INVOLVED IN: biological_process unknown; LOCATED IN: cellular_component unknown; EXPRESSED IN: male gametophyte, cultured cell, pollen tube; EXPRESSED DURING: L mature pollen stage, M germinated pollen stage; CONTAINS InterPro DOMAIN/s: Pumilio RNA-binding repeat (InterPro:IPR001313), Nucleic acid binding NABP (InterPro:IPR012940), Armadillo-like helical (InterPro:IPR011989), Armadillo-type fold (InterPro:IPR016024); BEST Arabidopsis thaliana protein match is: pumilio 1 (TAIR:AT2G29200.1); Has 3756 Blast hits to 2007 proteins in 241 species: Archae - 0; Bacteria - 4; Metazoa - 783; Fungi - 1274; Plants - 892; Viruses - 0; Other Eukaryotes - 803 (source: NCBI BLink).), with protein MVTNSYMDTRSNLTSVNRGSNVDLEDRFQRELESLLQQHRNQQSFGRERERDIDVHRSGSAPPTVEGLLRAMDNQYLNNNNSDHRDVGNISSITTSNGVELLSDDELRWHPEYLSYYYSNEHSNPRLPPPLLSREDWRVAQRFHNSESVFDPVGEWRKKTVEVDNSSSLFSVQPGVPVEQAENDLMELRNAVAQGRSQKVQRLDQGREDLIGLSGYSGLGPRRKSFADILQEGLERDAALGSQLSRPASCNTFRDMKDAAVLSNFSAGGFDSPLAFHDSLHSTAKNSPNTMLGSTMSSPVPRNRTPDSHLVGRSTASGLPPIGTRVGPVEKKNTFGTAIQNCESYTAADVADTLSRLNMSEMSQVKENHMQSQLQVELENQSDVMRYIPNGHKKALRQQNTAETKDHLFSANYGGMSGYGASLGASTVGSHGQVNIPKRTSSSASLYSTSDHSRLGSVGLSDVNIRNGNINGTDFSTAGGYMAKNKLNSLAEHYSAEGSHLTGDGDRQSLNRLINQVASELHSPVMDPHYSQYLHTASSTAAPIDHSLIRNNFGTSNGDTANEYLAMLLAQNRQQLGNLNAANSRFFESPSYDLGNMYLGNHLPSPSKNSRNFQNMRMSQSASMMKVPFGGLQGSSHVDIGSTAEASLLEGFKNNKTRSLELSEIVGHVIEFSMDQYGSRFIQQKLETATDEEKNAIFPEILPYGRTLMTDVFGNYVIQKFFEHGTTKQRKELAEQVTGHVLALSLQMYGCRVIQKALEVVELEQQARMVKELDGSVMKCVHDQNGNHVIQKCIERLPQDWIQFIISSFYGKVLALSTHPYGCRVIQRVLEHIDDIETQRIIMEEIMDSVCTLAQDQYGNYVIQHIIQHGKPHERSEIINKLAGQIVKMSQQKFASNVVEKCLTFGGPEERQVLVNEMLGYTDENEPLQAMMKDPFGNYVVQKVLETCDDQSLALILSRIKVHLNALKRYTYGKHIVARVEKLITTGERRIGLSSSLAANTTP; from the exons ATGGTTACTAATAGCTACATGGATACGCGATCAAATTTGACAAGTGTGAATCGAGGATCCAATGTGGATCTCGAAGATCGATTCCAGAGGGAGCTCGAATCTTTGCTCCAACAACATCGTAATCAGCAATCATTTGGCCGAGAACGAGAACGAGACATTGATGTTCACAGAAGCGGAAGCGCGCCTCCTACCGTGGAAGGATTGTTGAGAGCTATGGATAATCAGTACTTGAACAATAACAACTCTGATCATAGAGATGTTGGGAATATTAGCAGTATAACCACTAGCAATGGCGTTGAGCTTTTATCTGATGATGAGTTACGTTGGCACCCTGAGTATCTCTCTTATTACTATTCGAATGAGCATTCGAATCCGAGGTTGCCTCCTCCGTTGTTGTCTAGAGAGGATTGGAGGGTTGCTCAGAGGTTTCACAACAGTGAGTCTGTGTTTGATCCTGTTGGGGAATGGAGGAAGAAAACGGTTGAAGTCGACAACTCCTCATCGCTCTTCTCGGTTCAGCCAGGGGTTCCAGTTGAGCAGGCAGAGAATGATTTGATGGAACTGAGGAATGCTGTAGCTCAGGGCCGCTCTCAGAAGGTGCAGCGGCTAGATCAAGGCAGAGAAGACTTGATTGGATTATCTGGATATTCTGGGCTTGGACCGAGAAGGAAGAGTTTTGCTGATATACTTCAG GAAGGACTTGAACGGGATGCAGCCTTAGGCAGCCAACTCTCTCGGCCTGCAAGCTGCAACACTTTTCGGGATATGAAAGATGCTGCtgttttatcaaatttcaGTGCCGGTGGATTTGACAGCCCATTAGCATTCCATGATTCATTACATTCTACTGCCAAAAACAGTCCAAATACTATGCTTGGATCCACCATGAGTTCTCCGGTGCCAAGAAATAGAACTCCTGACTCACATCTAGTAGGACGATCTACGGCCTCTGGCCTTCCCCCTATTGGTACCAGGGTTGGTCCTGTCGAGAAGAAGAATACTTTTGGCACAGCCATCCAAAACTGTGAATCTTACACTGCTGCCGATGTTGCCGACACATTGTCCAGGTTGAACATGTCAGAGATGAGTCAAGTAAAAGAAAACCATATGCAGTCACAGCTTCAAGTGGAACTGGAGAATCAATCTGATGTCATGCGTTACATACCCAATGGTCATAAGAAGGCTTTGCGGCAACAAAATACGGCAGAAACTAAAGATCACTTGTTTTCTGCAAATTATGGTGGAATGAGTGGGTATGGAGCAAGTCTTGGTGCTTCTACAGTGGGTTCCCATGGACAGGTCAACATCCCTAAACGAACCTCCTCTTCAGCGAGTCTCTACTCAACTTCAGACCATTCTAGATTAGGAAGCGTGGGCTTATCTGATGTCAATATTAGGAATGGAAATATTAATGGAACAGACTTCTCCACAGCTGGTGGTTATATGGCAAAGAACAAGTTGAATTCATTAGCTGAGCACTATTCCGCTGAAG GCTCACATTTGACTGGGGATGGGGATAGACAAAGCTTGAACAGATTGATAAATCAAGTTGCTTCTGAGCTTCACTCTCCAGTTATGGACCCACATTACAGCCAGTATCTGCATACGGCATCTTCTACTGCTGCCCCAATCGATCATTCTCTTATTAGAAACAATTTCGGGACTTCAAACGGAGATACGGCTAACGAATACCTCGCGATGTTACTTGCTCAAAACAGGCAACAGCTGGGTAACCTCAATGCTGCAAATTCTAGATTTTTTGAGAGTCCTTCATATGATCTTGGCAACATGTATCTAGGAAACCATTTGCCTTCTCCTTCCAAGAATTCAAGAAATTTCCAGAACATGCGTATGTCACAATCTGCCTCAATGATGAAAGTTCCTTTCGGAGGCTTACAGGGATCATCCCATGTAGATATTGGCAGTACGGCAGAAGCATCCTTACTAGAGGGGTTTAAGAACAACAAGACAAGGTCTTTGGAGCTTTCAGAAATAGTTGGTCATGTGATTGAGTTCAG CATGGATCAGTACGGAAGTCGTTTCATTCAACAGAAACTTGAGACTGCAACGGATGAGGAAAAGAATGCAATATTCCCTGAGATACTTCCTTACGGCCGTACTTTAATGACAGATGTCTTTGGAAATTATGTCATTCAAAAG TTTTTTGAACATGGTACAACCAAGCAGAGAAAAGAACTCGCTGAACAAGTAACAGGCCACGTTTTGGCTCTTTCTCTACAAATGTACGGCTGCAGGGTTATCCAAAAG GCGTTAGAGGTGGTTGAATTGGAGCAGCAAGCTCGAATGGTGAAAGAGCTTGATGGGTCTGTCATGAAATGCGTTCATGACCAGAACGGTAATCATGTGATCCAGAAGTGTATAGAGCGTCTTCCTCAGGATTGGATACAGTTCATCATTTCCTCATTCTACGGAAAAGTTTTAGCTCTTTCAACACACCCTTATGGATGCCGTGTAATCCAG AGGGTACTGGAGCATATTGATGATATAGAAACCCAACGGATCATTATGGAGGAAATCATGGATTCAGTCTGTACTCTAGCACAAGATCAATACGGAAATTATGTTATCCAG CATATCATACAACATGGTAAACCTCATGAACGGTCAGAAATTATCAATAAGCTTGCTGGACAGATTGTGAAGATGAGTCAGCAAAAGTTTGCTTCTAATGTTGTTGAAAAGTGCCTAACATTTGGCGGTCCAGAGGAACGTCAGGTTCTAGTGAATGAGATGCTTGGTTATACTGATGAAAACGAGCCTCTTCAG GCGATGATGAAGGACCCATTTGGGAACTATGTAGTGCAGAAGGTTCTTGAAACATGTGATGATCAAAGTCTTGCACTCATTCTTTCTCGCATCAAAGTACACTTGAATGCCTTGAAGAGATACACATATGGGAAACACATCGTTGCCCGGGTTGAGAAGCTTATCACTACTGGAG AGAGAAGAATCGGACTCTCGTCATCTCTTGCCGCGAACACCACTCCATAA